tgaggcatccacgaatggagtagtgagaaactaaatgcaataaaaataccatatatttccagagactcaatgaggcatatcgaatgacaaatcaaaccagtgaaatcggacagaatcatagtaagtgtatgtcgtatgtcataatgagttacggaagaataatccttctgggatcattttcatattccaaaatagtttaccagactcgagggaatcattaaaacaattttccttagtagttaaaaggatagttaaaacgtttcactttatattgttcgaaaataaggcaatagtacaataaaaggcaaagcgggaatagtgggagactaaatgagacacaaaatatcatacctttacagagattcaataaagtatttagaataggtatcattggtagttagaagagtagttaaggcgtttcctttagaaccgcttgaaattaagttataaacacacaaaaagggtaaaatcggaaatagtgggcccacctcgggacaacgaagcggtgggctcaaattacgtatattaagcttatggggtcacctatagaggttctaaggacatttcataactttctagacaatttgcggaaattTACACAAGTCTTTatcaaaacatacttatagggttcaattccattgaatgaaaaagggatattttcaaatgcggattccgatgaacagaatattttccgaggctcaaatccgatcctagtacacctaggacatgccaaaagaagaatcgggatagctttacatacctttttcgccctttacgctagttcaaattcaattcccgtttccttcaaaatctacaattggtcacaattaccaaatatcaacttcaagcctttaagaattcaatcttaattcatacttgtctacggaaatttgggcagcatctcccctatacatatagcatccccgagaatttaactcggccaaaataattcaacaacaacccaacaacaacaccaacaacaccaacaacaccaacaatcactacacaacacaatatagcataactagtcctctttccaacatagtgcaataactttcattccaacttcatattttcaaatcaatatcaacattctcgtattcattactaaccaagatcattacaacacaattcggaagcatttcatatcatttccgcaaaatattcacaagatatacaaactttccaccaaaaccataatccatccaaaacttctaatcttcaatctacatattcataacatatttccatcttccaatttcatcaaccataatcataatttacatcttaccgacttcattttcacaattacataaatctaccataaaatcacaaaacttcccataacaacttaacaaccaatctttcatgctattatggacttacatccctccaaatccaccaactaacataataattcacatttagaacttcacttccataatttcataaaaactacattaaaatcacataatttcctataaccattttcaacaattttccataccaacttgaaccatttccttccatttccattacaaggcttcaacaacacaattaacataacaaataaaattggttcatccttctacacacatacatacccactttgcaaacttccatatttccataatttccactcatttctacatactacaacataaacaaaccttcataacataagaaaaaggaattgattcttacctttttctacaaatttcttcacttgaacaagttgtcaacttgaagaaataagtgctccttcttccaaaacaactacaccaagttgtaaaggacccttgaattagtggaaataccacaagctaataatttttggaggaagattttgaggggtgaaattCCCCTAGCTATGGCCGAAATTgctcttcattttttttgttcttcttgttttgttttagttcttgaagtttctaatggataaatgatgcatatatggccccttatattaatttggcacatggaaaattattaaaattgtgggcttgggccataagatggccggccacccctctcccttgggcttgatttttattttttatttttttgggccaacccggttggtcccgaggtTGGCCTagtccactgacctttcgaccttaaaacgtccatatctccatGTACCgtcgtcacctgggaacccacgacctatggatggaaagctaattcaattatctacaacttctatttcctggtatttttccaaattccaaacttttaatatagtttttccccccaaagtcaggtcacccgaaaacgttttcttaaaaatattcgtttggaggacttccactttgatttggcccaagggcccttcttgagttgcgtttaacttcacatatgtgattcatataatttgtcacatgtcccaaaaaaatcttgacgtgtgggccccacctcaacttacaattaatctgacgttcaaaaatacgggatgtaacatcaaTTTTTTATATTACCTATTGATCATTATACTTAAATCTGGTGGAAATTTAACCATAATTCATGATATTTGAAATGACAAGATTAAGGGGCTTTGACCGAACTTTCTTATATGGTAAAATTGGAATTTGATCATGCATTTGGCTTCTAAGTGAGAAAATAATCATAGATTTGAACTCACAAGTTTATAGGTAATCCGTTCATGTGATTCGTTTTAGGATTTGTCCGGATTAATCAAGGGTTAACTTAAATTTTTCTAGAATTATATATGAAAATGGATCACTTAGCCTAACTTAACGTGTTATTGAATATTTTGCATAGAATTATCATATATTTGAACTCAAAAGCTTATGGTAATTTGTTGATGTTATATCTTAAAGGAAATTATAGCAAACCTATGTTTCCCACATAATCGATAAAACACCTTAGATATTGTTCTTGTGATTTTGCTCTCATTCCCTTATATCTTCACTCATTTAAGTCTTTAAGTAAGAACTATGAGCTCTACATGCATCATTAGTTATCTTTCAAGACTTTTATAATTAAATTATCTTAACTTTCAGAATAATACATGTCATGTGCAGACAAGAGAGCCAGCTGACATGTTTACATTCATCATCAGACAGGAGAGCCAGCTGACCTACCCTAGCTTGGGCACCATGAGGGCTAGAGTTAACTATCCCACACTCGTATGGGCTATTGCATGTGGGCGGACAGACTAAGACCGTAACATGAAAATATATgttttataagaaaatcatttacTTTGAGAGTTATTTCAGTATTCATGTGTAGGTCAAATACTTAGTTTACAATTACTTCAGCTAAAATCTGTTTAAAATTATCAATACGCAATCTTCGGTTATCAGTTTAGGATTGGTCATGACTCATGAGGTTCTATAAGAAATACTTAACATAGTAACCCATTGAAAACGCATGTCTCCAACGCCCCCTACTTggaccaaaaaaataaataaaacaaaagcAGCTCCCTACAACCCACTGGCCCCACTTCTTCGCATTTGCCTAAATATCTCCAATTTCAACCCCCgcctttcttttcctttccttGTTTAATCTCACcccataaaagaaaaagaaaatccaACAAATCAAACACTCGTGATCTCATCATTTTGTGCACGAAACACGAACCAATAACTGATCAAAGAAGAAACTCAAAAACTAGGGTTCCCAAATACCCCTCTTATTTCTCCTGATTTTCAGTttccctcttcttcttttttttccctgAAAATATCTTTTAATTTTCCCGGAAAATATTTCACCTCCTTTTTATCAGCTCCTAATTAGAGGTTCCCTAATTTTACTCTCTAATTTGTTCTTATCTTCTAAGTAATCAGTTACTGTAATTTTTCTAACTTTGACTTAATTTCTTTTTACAGGATTTCGTATTTGAGGGAAAAGAGAAGATAGCAAGGAGGGATTTCAAGATATTTTGCACATAATTAGTTGCCCTTTATGGGTTTTGGTTccttaatttttttcatttttcttaatATTTTCCATTTTCAATTTATGGGTTATTCTTGATTTACAGACCCACTTGctggattacactgggtatgttgttgttgggttattatTGATTTAGAGGAGTTTTATTGGATGTGTGTTAGTCTATGGATTCTAAAAATACGACCCCATCGACCAGTATGGTCAAATGTTGTGATTGTGAGTGTAATTGTAGTTCCTTTTCGGGGACTTGGATACGTACTGTGAAGCGAAAATTGGATGAATATGATGAGACTGAGAAGAAATTCGTGATCCCGGGTTTGATTTTACCTCAGCAAACGGCTCGTATAGACATGGAAAACGAGTGTATTGCATTAAGGGAAATGGTTTGTAGCCAACAGGAGACGATTCAAGAATTGAGTGCTGAGTTGGAGGAAGAGAGGAATGCGGCTTCGTCGGCTGCGAATGAAGCGATGTCGATGATTTTGAGGTTGCAAAGGGAAAAAGCTGAGTCCCAAATGGAATTCAGGCAGTTTAAGATGTTTACGGAGGAGAAAATGGCTCATGATCAACAAGAGATGATGGCGTTGGAGGATTTGTTGTATAAGAGGGAGCAAGTGATTCAGTCGTTGAGTTGCGAGGTGCAAATGTATAAGCATAGAATGTTGAGTTACGGGCTATTGGAGTCTGAGGTTGAGGATGATGGTGAGAAAGAGAAGGGGGGTCGTTTTAGCCGGAACAATAGTGTGGGTCAGAGTTTCGACGATGGGCGTTTTGAAATTCCTTTGTATGATTACCCTCCTTTGAAATGCACTATAAATGAGAACCAAGTGTACAATGAGGTTGTGGATGTTGAGAAATATGCATTTGGAGAGGAACAACGATCATGTGATCAATTGCAAGATCTGGAGAAGAGGATTAATCAATTGGAAACATCACCAAGGAGTCAGACTGATGGGGAAGTGCTTAACAACAATGTCCTTGAAAAAGCAATAGTTGTAACAAATAAAGAAATGAGCTCAGATTTCATCTCAAGTTCTCCGAAGTTTGGTGGAAGTGTTAGAAAAGCAGAAAATTCGCAAACAGGGGAGTACCCGAACTTGAGGAAGAAGGACGAGTCATCGGAAGTTGGTGATGAAATGAGTGATAGGGTTTATACAATTGACTCTATACATCAGGGTAACTCAGAGACCAAGGCTTCCGTCCATACCCCAAAAGATTCGCTAAATCATGCAGATTTTGGAGATCCTGAGGTCACGAAGCTTTACCTTAGGCTGCAGGCACTTGAGGCTGATCGGGAATCAATGAGGCAGGCTATCATTTCTATGCGGACTGATAAAGCACAGCTGATATTGCTTAAAGAAATTGCTCAACAGCTTTGCAAAGAAGTGTCTCCAGCAAGGACAACACCTGTGAGGAAGACATCTCTATTCACGAGCTTTTCATTCATGTCAATATTCAAGGTATGCTTTTACCTGTGATTCTATATTTTTTGTGCTCAACAAATTCATTTTCACATATCTAAGTGTGTGGTGCATATGATCTTTGTCCTATGTTAAAAGCACCGTCCTAGGTCATTGCAACTGTTATATCATGATACAGCTGTTACTGTATTTTATGGAATGAACACTGTAATTTCTTTTGTTAAGTTGAAAGGAGGCCATATCACTGATTACATCAGCAATTACAATTTGAACTATTATAGTTGGAAGTATATAATTGTCATACTGTGTAAAAAATATCATCAAGGCTGCATATCTTTAATGAGGATGATATCAGTTATGATGATTTCCTGTCAAGTTCAGAATAGGAAGAATATTGATTAGATCCTAGAGAATTTCTGGATCTTCCATTTTCCTGTATGCTGAGCCACTTTATATTACAAACATCACCTCTTCTTGTTTATCTTCCTTGATTTCCATTTCTTTGAACCACTACATCTCAGCTAGTTTGGTTACAATCCCACGGGAATGGCGATTTTGACCAGAAGTCATCTTACGTCTCTTCAAATCAGTTTTACCAATTTTGTTTCTCTATTTCTTACATGATAACAAAAAAAGCAATGCCAAAATATTTTCCCTGTATTATGACGTTAAGTATTTGTTATATATAATAGCCTAATTTACTTATATGACATGGGGCTCCCGGGCGAGGAATGCTGATCGATGAGTACAGTTTTGGTGTTTATCATACTTGTTttcatgcatattttcatgattcTTCCACTCCTGTACTTCAATCAAGTGCAGTAATCTTTTTCTGCTTTACTGATGCTCTAACTTTTCTCTGTGAGTACCAGTCTTGCAATTTGTTTGTTTCCTACTGGTTGAGGCTTTGGAAGAATGCAAAAGCGAACTCTTACAAATTTCAGTTATTAACTTATTCTGCAGTTTTTGTGTGTAATAGGATGAGCCTTTCTAGAAATAGAATACAACTATTTGGCCTCTATCCCAAGCTAGTTGAAATCGGCTATATGGATCCTTACTATCGCCGTATTCAATATTGTGAGTATTTATCATAAATAGACTAGTTTTATGATGCTTTCAACCTACAGCTACGCTCCTCCTTTATCCACGCTTGGGGCCAAAAATGTGAGCAAACTCACGCAGCATTCAGTTTTTTGGAAATAGAATGATGAGGTTAATATTTTTCTGGTTCATGAGCTGTGGGAAAATCTAGAGTTGGGTTGATAATATCCCTTGCATTACCTCCATATGGCGTGAGCCGTTGAATATTTTGGCTTCATTGGGTTGGCTAGAATTGGTGTGGCTCATAGGTGGTCTATTTAGAACAGTTTGGTCTATATGTCTGAATAAAATATTTAACTTTTTTcgaatcataaaatatattgacTTGTAGAGCTTAAATAATTCTGAATTACAATGGTTCCTAATAAAATATTGACCTCTAGAGCTTATGTTTAAGTAAGATATTGAGCCTATCCAAGAATAGGAAGAGCTTAATGTGAACATGAATTTTGGGAGGAACCACATACCGAGTTGTATGAAATCTGCTATTGGGATTACTTTTGACCTCAATTTGTGATCACTGAGATATTGATGCCTTATTACAGGCTTCTCTTTTGTTGATATACCTAATTGGTTGATCCATTTTGTCTTGTATGTTTGACTCACAGCTCCCTTCACTGGTTATTTTGGATGGGTATTCTGACTGAAATACTGATTTCTAAGGAGAGTAAAGATTTTGGCTGGTGTATAACTTTTGTATTCTATTTTTTATTTCCCTGAACTTTGTTTATGCTGatccttcttcctttttctttctgTGTG
The sequence above is a segment of the Lycium barbarum isolate Lr01 chromosome 6, ASM1917538v2, whole genome shotgun sequence genome. Coding sequences within it:
- the LOC132643997 gene encoding myosin-binding protein 7-like, with the translated sequence MDSKNTTPSTSMVKCCDCECNCSSFSGTWIRTVKRKLDEYDETEKKFVIPGLILPQQTARIDMENECIALREMVCSQQETIQELSAELEEERNAASSAANEAMSMILRLQREKAESQMEFRQFKMFTEEKMAHDQQEMMALEDLLYKREQVIQSLSCEVQMYKHRMLSYGLLESEVEDDGEKEKGGRFSRNNSVGQSFDDGRFEIPLYDYPPLKCTINENQVYNEVVDVEKYAFGEEQRSCDQLQDLEKRINQLETSPRSQTDGEVLNNNVLEKAIVVTNKEMSSDFISSSPKFGGSVRKAENSQTGEYPNLRKKDESSEVGDEMSDRVYTIDSIHQGNSETKASVHTPKDSLNHADFGDPEVTKLYLRLQALEADRESMRQAIISMRTDKAQLILLKEIAQQLCKEVSPARTTPVRKTSLFTSFSFMSIFKWIISFVLWRRKARRPKYLFGLTANRAGLLMLLDKGPRVGQWRCLSSTQV